In Elephas maximus indicus isolate mEleMax1 chromosome 4, mEleMax1 primary haplotype, whole genome shotgun sequence, a genomic segment contains:
- the APOF gene encoding apolipoprotein F, producing the protein MGGLRLVMMPVALLLCYLPLHVVDAISYGTQTKASMRLTSLGSQPPSSDFLFCQLLLPKSLPGFTHMAPLPRFLIGLALRNALEEAGCQTYAWTVERQLYRLGGVKATQLLNRHLQGLQKGGSIQGEASVEALISAVQLLAREQPGPDRARRFLSTEDCEQEQEQSVQSVLRWLPMVGTYYNLGSALYYAAQNCLEKAKERGQDGAIDLGYDLLVTMAGLSGGPAGLLINSALKPAVKVGVERLIQYYYEKETNTPQPETREKFSGHHRYEWSALKAPRVLGQSRFRGRDSDSRKSAVSGYSINWIPSLRGYGAGLTRAFPPIAGAEAAHRSPLSRVGPKLTTGREVLVQSSLWGRGASTTATGGSGDCDPNQPSSQTLVPPSCNSPAASEAQNLALLHKFTVSANAFTF; encoded by the exons ATGGGTGGCCTCAGGCTCGTCATGATGCCAGTTGCACTGCTTCTTTGCTACCTCCCGCTGCATGTGGTAGATGCCATTTCATATGGAACCCAGACAAAGGCCTCGATGCGCCTTACCTCCTTGGGATCCCAGCCACCCTCCTCAGACTTCTTGTTCTGCCAGCTACTGCTCCCGAAGTCCCTGCCTGGCTTCACCCACATGGCCCCTCTGCCCAGGTTCCTGATAGGCCTGGCACTGAGGAATGCCCTCGAGGAGGCTGGCTGCCAGACTTATGCCTGGACTGTGGAGCGTCAGCTCTACCGCCTGGGAGGTGTGAAAGCCACACAGCTCCTCAACCGCCATCTCCAAGGGCTCCAGAAAGGCGGAAGCATACAGGGTGAAGCATCAGTGGAGGCCCTAATCTCTGCTGTGCAGCTACTGGCCAGGGAGCAGCCAGGCCCAGACAGAGCCCGGCGCTTCCTCTCCACCGAGGACTgtgagcaggagcaggagcagagtGTGCAAAGTGTACTCCGCTGGTTGCCGATGGTGGGAACCTACTACAACCTGGGTTCAGCTTTGTACTATGCTGCTCAGAACTGCTTGGAAAAGGCCAAGGAACGAGGCCAAGATGGAGCCATAGACCTGGGTTATGACCTTCTGGTGACCATGGCAGGGCTATCAGGGGGCCCAGCAGGACTGTTGATCAACTCTGCACTTAAGCCTGCAGTGAAGGTTGGGGTTGAGAGGTTGATCCAGTATTACTATGAGAAAGAGACAAACACCCCCCAACCAGAGACTAGAGAAAAGTTTAGTGGGCATCACAGATATGAGTGGTCTG CCCTTAAAGCCCCCAGGGTCCTGGGCCAGTCTCGCTTCCGCGGCCGGGACTCAGATTCTCGGAAATCAGCTGTTTCGGGCTATTCCATTAATTGGATTCCTTCCCTCCGCGGGTACGGGGCGGGGCTTACTCGAGCTTTCCCCCCAATCGCGGGAGCTGAAG CCGCCCACCGAAGCCCGCTAAGCAGGGTTGGACCGAAGCTGACGACTGGGCGGGAGGTCCTGGTGCAGAGCTCGCTCTGGGGACGGGGGGCCTCGACAACAGCCACCGGTGGGAGCGGGGACTGCGACCCCAATCAG CCTAGCTCCCAAACCCTAGTGCCCCCCTCCTGCAATTCTCCTGCAGCCTCCGAGGCCCAGAACCTGGCATTATTGCATAAGTTCACTGTCTCAGCCAACGCTTTTACCTTCTGA